In Fluviispira sanaruensis, a genomic segment contains:
- a CDS encoding carboxy terminal-processing peptidase: MNSSKRKIFFTISALVAAISLGQFLNIYPLLPSSPPDEISVKDSKKIPKKNIGYLTCSSLSERMKDFLKNHYIYRNVDKDLATRTFDTFFKLLDPGKLYFIQDDIDEFKKQESELFKNIDNIDCRFINGEKGVYERYKKRITEATISSKNILKEKQDFTIDEYIETDRKKIDWAKNSKELMDRWKKTIKFIILNMKDTDDVEKIRKRLIRRYEMIKKDVDSRSGDDINSLFLNAFALSLDPHSSYLTPVDNAQFQFDFSLKLVGIGATLRSIDGYTVIDAIVPGGAAAKDGRIKKNDKITAVDAGDGAGMQDVIEMDLNKVVQLIRGKEGTVVKLAILRKEADGKMNRIIIALKRAVVQLKDNQAKSETLNIENKKIGVINLPNFYIDYKECQDSPLTCRSSSNDMAREIKKLKAQKVDGILIDLRRNGGGDLSETQKIVGLFIKDPVVTQVEDRDKQVRAVESDNKDALYTGPLAVLVSKYSASASEILSGAVQDYGRGLIVGDSRTFGKGTVQTIFDVPGSNGRPSDGAIHVTIAKFFRPSGKSNQEKGILSDIVIPDIIDATDIGENEYDYALPYTTIKPSRDFKPERDLKEYIPKLQKLSSDRIEKSADFKKIIEAINKARNDKNTLVSLKESEKAEQKKTSTKIASNKKESAKEGEKKASEKKEGEKSNAFKKDIDMNQINDEDEDIDILGKVIRKNDVVLKEAVNILLDSSKIIDFNSKQ, encoded by the coding sequence ATGAATTCATCAAAACGAAAAATTTTTTTTACGATATCAGCACTTGTAGCAGCTATTTCTTTAGGTCAGTTTTTAAATATTTACCCCTTACTGCCTTCATCTCCTCCAGATGAAATTTCTGTTAAAGATTCAAAAAAAATACCTAAAAAAAATATAGGATATTTAACCTGCTCTTCTTTATCTGAAAGAATGAAAGATTTCTTAAAAAATCATTATATCTATCGAAATGTAGACAAAGATCTTGCAACTCGAACATTTGATACTTTTTTTAAATTACTAGATCCAGGAAAACTATATTTCATTCAAGATGATATTGATGAATTTAAAAAACAAGAAAGTGAATTATTTAAAAATATTGATAATATTGATTGCCGTTTTATAAATGGAGAAAAAGGCGTTTATGAAAGATATAAAAAGAGGATAACAGAAGCAACAATCTCGTCTAAAAATATTTTAAAAGAAAAACAAGACTTTACTATTGATGAATATATAGAAACGGATAGAAAAAAAATTGACTGGGCGAAAAACTCTAAAGAATTGATGGATCGCTGGAAAAAAACTATAAAATTTATTATTTTAAATATGAAAGATACGGATGACGTAGAAAAAATAAGAAAAAGACTTATTCGTCGTTACGAAATGATTAAGAAAGACGTCGATAGCCGTTCAGGTGATGATATCAATTCTCTTTTTTTAAATGCGTTTGCCTTATCTCTCGATCCACATTCTAGTTATTTAACGCCTGTGGACAATGCTCAGTTTCAATTTGATTTTAGTTTAAAGCTTGTAGGAATTGGTGCAACTTTAAGAAGCATTGATGGTTATACCGTAATTGATGCTATCGTTCCTGGTGGTGCAGCTGCAAAAGATGGCAGAATAAAAAAGAATGATAAAATAACTGCTGTTGATGCCGGCGATGGTGCTGGTATGCAAGACGTTATCGAAATGGATTTAAATAAAGTTGTTCAATTGATTAGAGGTAAAGAAGGCACAGTTGTTAAACTCGCAATTTTGCGAAAAGAAGCTGATGGTAAAATGAATCGCATTATCATTGCCCTAAAAAGAGCTGTTGTGCAGTTAAAAGATAATCAAGCAAAAAGTGAAACTCTAAATATAGAAAATAAAAAAATAGGTGTTATCAATTTACCAAATTTTTATATTGATTATAAAGAATGCCAAGATTCACCCTTAACATGTCGAAGTTCTTCTAACGACATGGCGAGAGAAATTAAAAAACTAAAAGCACAAAAAGTGGATGGAATATTGATTGATTTACGCCGCAATGGTGGTGGAGATTTATCAGAAACACAAAAAATAGTTGGCTTATTTATTAAAGACCCAGTTGTAACACAAGTAGAAGATAGAGATAAGCAAGTTCGAGCTGTGGAATCTGACAACAAAGATGCTTTGTACACTGGTCCCCTTGCGGTTCTCGTCAGTAAATATTCAGCCTCTGCATCAGAAATTTTGTCTGGAGCTGTCCAGGACTATGGTAGGGGTCTTATTGTGGGGGACTCGAGGACTTTTGGTAAAGGCACTGTTCAAACAATATTTGATGTCCCTGGCTCAAATGGCCGACCGTCAGATGGAGCAATTCATGTAACTATTGCAAAATTTTTTAGACCAAGTGGTAAGAGCAATCAAGAAAAAGGAATTCTATCTGATATCGTTATTCCTGATATAATCGATGCAACAGATATCGGTGAAAATGAATATGATTATGCCCTTCCCTACACTACTATTAAACCTTCGCGTGATTTTAAACCCGAAAGAGATCTTAAAGAATATATCCCAAAATTACAAAAGTTAAGCTCTGATCGTATAGAAAAATCTGCAGATTTTAAGAAAATAATTGAAGCAATAAATAAAGCGCGAAATGACAAAAATACTCTTGTTTCCTTAAAAGAATCTGAAAAAGCTGAACAGAAAAAAACTTCTACGAAAATAGCTTCTAATAAAAAAGAATCAGCTAAAGAAGGTGAAAAAAAAGCAAGTGAGAAAAAAGAGGGTGAGAAATCGAATGCTTTCAAAAAAGATATAGATATGAATCAGATTAACGACGAAGATGAAGATATTGATATCTTAGGAAAAGTTATTCGTAAAAACGATGTCGTCCTTAAAGAAGCGGTAAATATCCTCCTCGACAGTTCTAAAATTATTGATTTTAACTCAAAACAGTAA
- a CDS encoding NAD(P)/FAD-dependent oxidoreductase — MNQKIHDILILGGGPTGIFAAFYAGMRNASCKIIDSMPALGGRLTAVYPEKYIYDVAGFPKILAKDLVDNLIEQIKPYQTEICLNETSQTLNKNEEGIWQLTTNIGTHLAKTIIIAAGVGSYSPKKHHAHGADKFEGNGVAYAVIEKTKFKDRNVIIAGGGDSALDWANELVNIAKSVTLVHRSDKFRAHDDSVNKLQKTNARVILNSEITEFIGESKLESVHIKGIDHELDEIISVDDALIMFGYNSSLGKIKEWGLELSGNGICVNERMETNLAGIFAAGDIAKHTAKLDLIATGFSEAAIAVAFAKVFINPKEKAQPMHSTTLMEIKEKKEKRLSKNTI, encoded by the coding sequence ATGAATCAAAAAATACATGATATCCTCATTCTGGGAGGAGGACCAACTGGAATATTTGCTGCATTTTATGCAGGTATGCGTAATGCAAGTTGCAAAATAATTGATTCAATGCCAGCCCTTGGTGGCCGTCTTACTGCCGTCTATCCTGAAAAATACATTTATGATGTAGCTGGTTTTCCAAAAATCCTCGCAAAAGATCTTGTCGATAATTTAATAGAACAAATTAAACCTTATCAAACCGAAATTTGTTTAAATGAAACTTCGCAGACATTAAATAAAAATGAAGAAGGAATTTGGCAATTAACAACAAATATAGGAACTCACTTAGCAAAAACTATTATCATTGCGGCAGGCGTCGGCTCTTATAGTCCAAAGAAGCATCATGCACATGGAGCAGATAAATTTGAAGGAAACGGAGTTGCTTACGCGGTCATTGAAAAAACTAAATTCAAAGATAGAAACGTGATCATTGCTGGAGGTGGAGATTCTGCTCTAGATTGGGCAAATGAGCTGGTTAATATAGCTAAGTCAGTTACCTTAGTGCATCGTTCTGATAAATTTCGAGCCCACGATGATTCAGTCAATAAGTTGCAAAAGACAAATGCACGAGTTATTTTAAATTCTGAAATCACTGAGTTTATTGGAGAGAGTAAATTAGAAAGTGTTCATATTAAAGGAATTGATCACGAATTAGACGAAATAATTTCTGTGGATGATGCCCTTATTATGTTTGGTTATAATAGTTCTTTAGGAAAAATAAAGGAATGGGGACTCGAACTCTCAGGCAATGGCATCTGCGTAAATGAAAGAATGGAAACCAATTTGGCTGGTATTTTCGCGGCTGGGGATATTGCAAAACATACAGCTAAACTCGATCTCATTGCTACTGGCTTTTCTGAAGCTGCTATTGCTGTCGCATTTGCTAAAGTCTTTATAAATCCAAAAGAAAAAGCACAACCAATGCATTCTACGACTCTCATGGAAATTAAGGAAAAAAAAGAAAAGCGCTTGAGTAAAAATACAATTTGA
- a CDS encoding superoxide dismutase family protein, with product MKRISSFAFIFVTIVPFVGCHTSSQNVLEKKVEVKLEAKNNSNASGLVKISEYANGEIQITGTITGLSANSLHGFHFHENGDCSDNEALKAGGHFNPDKSHTHGKSIASTEYSKQHAGDLGNILSDENGEAKIDIIIKVPSLTLNDENKYSLLNRSLVVHQDKDDEKSAPAGNAGKRILCGVIKS from the coding sequence ATGAAAAGAATTTCTTCATTTGCTTTCATTTTTGTAACAATTGTTCCTTTTGTTGGTTGCCATACTTCTTCTCAAAATGTTCTTGAAAAGAAAGTTGAGGTGAAACTTGAAGCCAAAAACAATTCAAATGCTTCCGGTCTTGTTAAGATTTCTGAATATGCCAATGGAGAAATTCAAATAACTGGTACGATAACTGGTCTCTCTGCAAACTCGTTGCATGGCTTCCATTTTCATGAGAATGGTGACTGCTCTGACAATGAAGCCTTAAAAGCTGGAGGTCATTTTAATCCAGATAAAAGTCATACTCATGGAAAATCTATTGCAAGTACAGAATATAGCAAACAGCATGCTGGAGATCTTGGCAATATTCTCTCGGATGAAAATGGCGAAGCAAAAATTGATATTATAATAAAAGTTCCCTCTCTTACCTTAAATGATGAAAATAAATATTCACTCTTAAATCGCTCTTTAGTCGTTCACCAAGATAAGGATGATGAAAAATCAGCTCCTGCTGGTAATGCCGGCAAAAGAATTCTCTGTGGGGTTATTAAAAGTTAA
- a CDS encoding amylo-alpha-1,6-glucosidase: MLISLEKKESQHFSYLNKMQIAKDLNREWLIANGLGSYASGTLSGTLSRRYHGLFVVAQTPPLGRVLFVSKIEEELVFSNKRFLLSSNKWSGSENFFPKGFLHIQSFYLDEDIPTWVYQCEDVLLEKKIFFEPEKNSIYITYKVLSETIPNDLKIICKVFINNRDFHGLNSEINVFSKIDDKSIQFLSKEGKLLFSSYSNFRNSLVDDTIYYNYLLEEERERGFSFIENHKCAAIYTESISNVNNNLNIIISTEHDVNKDCKNVLQKIKNKNRINLLKYSQNDYTPNWIRQISYAAHHFIVRRESLTDKNAKSILAGYHWFGDWGRDTFISLNGICCATGQYSTAKSILENYAIYLDAGMIPNRFPDYGETPDYNTADASLWYIEAVANYLMHTQDLDFLKRIYSTLEEIIESYYHGTRYNIKCDLKDGLIYAGEENLQLTWMDAKADGIVFTPRIGKPIEINALWYNALKNINQYAIILCKENNLYLDLIKRVENNFNKYWNNDAQYCFDVIDGPNGNDDSLRPNQIIALSLKYCPLDFKQKKCIIDICGKELVTYFGVRSLAKRSSQYKGQCFGNYLARDSAYHQGTAWSWLLGVYAIAYFKQTQNASVAVSFIEPLGKHINDYGVGFISEIFDGDSPYKARGCIAQAWSIAETLRAWKVLAPYLDPLKLENPFLNNSRSP, translated from the coding sequence ATGCTGATTAGCCTCGAAAAAAAAGAATCTCAACATTTTTCATACTTAAATAAAATGCAGATTGCTAAAGATTTAAATCGAGAATGGCTTATTGCAAATGGTTTAGGTAGCTACGCTTCTGGCACACTTTCTGGGACGTTAAGCAGGCGCTACCATGGGCTATTTGTAGTTGCTCAAACACCTCCATTAGGCAGAGTTCTCTTTGTCAGTAAAATAGAAGAAGAACTTGTTTTTTCAAATAAGCGGTTTTTATTAAGCTCTAACAAATGGAGTGGCAGCGAAAATTTTTTTCCAAAAGGTTTTCTGCATATTCAATCATTTTATTTAGATGAAGATATTCCAACTTGGGTTTATCAATGTGAAGATGTTCTTTTAGAAAAGAAAATTTTTTTCGAACCTGAAAAAAACTCAATATATATTACTTATAAAGTATTGAGTGAAACGATCCCCAATGATTTAAAAATTATATGTAAAGTATTTATTAATAACCGAGATTTTCATGGATTAAATAGTGAGATAAATGTATTTTCTAAAATAGATGATAAAAGTATTCAATTTTTAAGCAAAGAAGGAAAACTGCTATTTTCTTCTTATTCTAACTTTAGAAACTCTTTAGTTGATGATACTATATATTATAATTATTTACTAGAAGAAGAAAGAGAAAGAGGATTTTCATTTATAGAAAATCATAAATGTGCTGCTATTTATACTGAAAGCATATCCAATGTTAATAATAATTTGAATATAATAATTAGCACAGAACATGACGTCAACAAGGATTGCAAAAATGTGCTACAAAAAATAAAGAATAAAAACAGAATAAATTTGTTAAAATACTCTCAAAATGATTACACGCCGAATTGGATTCGACAAATCAGTTACGCAGCTCATCATTTTATTGTTAGACGAGAGAGTCTAACGGATAAAAATGCAAAAAGTATTCTTGCCGGTTATCACTGGTTTGGTGATTGGGGGAGAGATACTTTTATTAGTTTAAATGGTATTTGCTGTGCAACAGGTCAGTATTCAACTGCAAAATCTATATTAGAGAATTATGCAATATATTTAGATGCCGGAATGATTCCAAATCGTTTTCCAGATTATGGCGAAACTCCTGACTATAACACAGCAGATGCCTCTCTTTGGTACATAGAAGCAGTTGCAAACTACTTAATGCACACCCAAGATTTGGATTTTTTAAAGCGCATTTATTCAACCCTTGAAGAAATAATTGAATCTTATTATCATGGTACGCGTTATAATATTAAATGCGATTTAAAAGATGGTCTCATTTATGCAGGAGAAGAAAATTTACAATTAACTTGGATGGATGCAAAAGCAGATGGAATAGTTTTTACCCCCCGAATTGGTAAGCCAATTGAAATAAATGCTCTCTGGTACAATGCTTTAAAAAATATAAACCAATATGCCATAATCCTCTGTAAAGAAAATAACTTATACTTAGATTTAATCAAGCGTGTTGAAAATAATTTCAATAAATATTGGAATAATGATGCACAGTATTGCTTCGATGTCATCGATGGTCCCAATGGCAACGATGATAGCCTCAGACCGAATCAAATTATCGCTTTATCACTCAAATATTGTCCTTTAGATTTTAAACAGAAAAAATGCATTATAGATATTTGTGGTAAAGAATTAGTTACTTATTTTGGAGTGCGCAGCCTAGCTAAAAGATCGAGCCAATATAAAGGACAATGTTTTGGTAATTACTTAGCTCGCGATTCAGCCTATCATCAAGGAACTGCTTGGAGTTGGTTGCTGGGAGTTTATGCAATTGCTTATTTTAAGCAAACCCAAAATGCTTCGGTTGCTGTCAGCTTTATTGAGCCACTCGGAAAACATATTAATGATTATGGAGTTGGCTTTATCAGCGAAATTTTTGATGGCGATTCACCTTACAAAGCAAGGGGGTGTATTGCACAGGCTTGGAGTATTGCTGAAACATTGAGAGCCTGGAAAGTTCTCGCACCTTATTTAGATCCTCTTAAACTTGAAAATCCTTTTTTGAATAATAGCAGATCACCTTAG
- a CDS encoding carbonic anhydrase — translation MKNLMPGLRKFTENVFPDQKDLFETLSQCQKPHTLLITCSDSRIDPNLLTQTQPGELFVIRNAGNIIPPFGASGGGEEASIEFAIDGLKISNIVICGHSHCGAMAALMDKVDLDTLPSVKHWLRHAQTTKKRVLACRKNNDINLMDVIEENILTQTDNLKTHPSVSCALRQNKIRLYGWVYQFETGDVNIYDHKQKCFVKSVAVKEEVLNEPSRFEL, via the coding sequence ATGAAAAATTTAATGCCTGGATTAAGAAAATTCACTGAAAATGTATTTCCAGACCAAAAAGATCTCTTTGAAACCTTATCTCAATGCCAAAAACCTCATACTCTTCTGATTACTTGCTCAGATTCAAGAATAGATCCTAATTTATTAACTCAAACACAACCAGGGGAACTGTTTGTTATCCGCAATGCAGGAAATATTATTCCTCCATTTGGAGCATCAGGCGGAGGAGAAGAAGCCTCTATAGAGTTTGCTATCGATGGCTTAAAGATAAGCAATATTGTTATATGTGGTCATTCACACTGTGGAGCAATGGCAGCACTTATGGATAAAGTTGATTTAGATACTCTTCCTTCAGTAAAACACTGGCTGAGACATGCACAAACAACTAAAAAAAGAGTTTTAGCTTGCAGAAAAAATAATGATATTAATTTAATGGACGTTATAGAAGAAAATATATTAACACAAACGGACAACTTGAAAACACATCCATCAGTTTCTTGTGCTCTCAGACAAAATAAAATTAGACTTTATGGCTGGGTGTATCAATTTGAAACTGGCGATGTGAATATTTATGATCACAAGCAAAAGTGCTTTGTAAAATCTGTTGCTGTAAAGGAAGAGGTTCTCAATGAACCAAGTAGATTTGAATTATGA
- a CDS encoding bestrophin family protein, which produces MNQVDLNYEKYNFINQHEKKSFFKTAVTWNGSVTPVVIHRVAFLMLYAYIASAVEKLYPISTFPISPFQYTGFALGVLLVLRLNAGLDRWWEARKLWGNIVNQSRNLAIMIKVHCKNEEEKKKILNYIAAWPYVIMNSLRNDLSTTKLNKFLTQEDLVQISQHPHRPSFIAIKLDEFFQKSLSHEINSFVYHLLQNERLLLLNSVGACERIASTPIPFVLAIKIRRFILMFILLLPFCMNDKTNMYSAIIVGLVSYPLLSLDEIGVHLQNPFSMKSLSCLPLDNICDRIYVNISENY; this is translated from the coding sequence ATGAACCAAGTAGATTTGAATTATGAAAAGTATAATTTTATAAATCAGCATGAAAAAAAATCATTTTTTAAAACAGCTGTAACATGGAATGGATCTGTTACACCTGTTGTGATTCATAGGGTCGCTTTTTTAATGCTTTACGCATATATTGCAAGTGCTGTTGAAAAATTATATCCAATTTCTACATTTCCTATTAGTCCTTTTCAATACACGGGTTTTGCATTAGGAGTACTTCTTGTTTTAAGATTAAATGCGGGACTCGATCGTTGGTGGGAAGCAAGAAAATTATGGGGTAATATTGTTAATCAATCAAGAAATTTAGCTATAATGATAAAAGTTCATTGTAAAAATGAAGAAGAAAAAAAGAAAATTTTAAATTATATCGCAGCTTGGCCTTATGTCATAATGAATAGTTTAAGAAATGATTTGAGCACAACAAAGCTTAATAAATTCTTAACTCAAGAAGATTTAGTACAAATAAGTCAGCATCCTCATAGACCTTCATTTATAGCTATTAAATTAGATGAGTTCTTTCAAAAATCACTCAGTCATGAAATTAATTCATTTGTCTATCATCTTTTACAAAATGAACGTTTATTATTGCTAAACTCAGTTGGTGCGTGTGAACGTATAGCATCAACTCCAATACCTTTTGTTTTAGCAATTAAAATTAGACGATTTATATTAATGTTTATTCTATTACTCCCTTTTTGCATGAATGACAAAACAAATATGTATTCTGCAATTATTGTAGGTCTTGTATCTTATCCATTATTATCTTTAGATGAAATAGGTGTTCATTTGCAAAACCCCTTTTCAATGAAAAGCTTGAGTTGTTTGCCTTTAGACAATATTTGTGACAGGATTTATGTAAATATTTCTGAAAATTATTAA
- a CDS encoding substrate-binding periplasmic protein, with protein MKQTKNSIFILLILMHINCLAMSKINVKIAYFDNFYPFSFSDENVTKGIFVDYLEFVFHNSKKYNVTSYSFPWERAQDFVRKNQYDGHITLVNEKRNQFLFHNKNPIFTDYLLVVYSKNNKNKNLIKNVKSKNDLKKFTINDYIGNSLSELYYPKKDGFDIDFSASIEACFKKLLNGRGDVILADRSIIDMLMSQRKRASIGFIDASFIVPKYEYFLHLRKNLPYAKEFIDEFDKLSKEKENIKKFSELYKYYINNVSKYKKYENNINE; from the coding sequence ATGAAACAAACTAAAAATAGCATCTTCATATTACTTATTTTAATGCATATTAATTGCTTAGCAATGTCTAAAATTAATGTTAAAATTGCATATTTTGATAATTTCTACCCTTTTTCTTTTTCTGATGAAAATGTGACCAAAGGAATTTTTGTAGATTATTTGGAATTTGTGTTTCATAACTCAAAGAAATATAATGTCACTTCATATAGTTTTCCATGGGAAAGGGCTCAAGATTTTGTCAGAAAAAACCAATATGATGGACATATTACTTTGGTGAATGAAAAACGCAATCAGTTTCTCTTTCATAATAAAAATCCGATTTTCACTGATTATCTTCTTGTAGTTTATTCTAAAAATAACAAAAATAAAAATCTAATTAAAAATGTAAAATCTAAGAATGATTTGAAAAAATTTACGATTAACGACTACATTGGGAATAGTTTATCAGAGCTCTATTATCCAAAAAAAGATGGATTTGATATCGATTTCTCAGCCAGTATTGAAGCATGTTTTAAAAAATTATTAAATGGAAGAGGTGATGTTATTTTGGCAGATCGATCCATTATTGATATGCTTATGTCTCAGAGAAAAAGAGCTAGTATTGGTTTTATAGACGCGTCATTTATTGTTCCAAAATATGAATATTTTTTACATTTAAGAAAGAACTTGCCTTATGCAAAAGAATTTATTGATGAGTTTGATAAACTCAGTAAAGAAAAGGAAAATATTAAAAAATTTAGTGAATTGTATAAATATTATATAAATAATGTTAGTAAATATAAAAAGTATGAAAATAATATAAACGAATAG
- a CDS encoding multicopper oxidase family protein, with the protein MHANKFLVLLFGLLTEFFAFSQMENMQHNYNLNLVNKDEVFSNATEGLPFVRNAQVIKLKNGQNYTLIAKQVKQNINGKIIKRFAYNGSIPGPIIEVQKGSKVKIKFINQTEVDQTLHSHGLRLNYLFDGTVGLGQKAPVRPGETFEYELYFPDTGVFFYHPHIREDYAQDMGLYGNYLVNSNKQNNVIPVNKMVPINLDDILLTDTNNPYYKGYANYAAMGRFGNIMLINGVDNYKENFTKGEIIRFFITNSANTRTFNFNIPGAKMKLIAADMSPFEKQEWIESLIIAPSERYIVDVYFKDKGIYKILNSNSETKTQLGLIEVLEGKLDNSFVEDFMVLHADTTHKNEMQKLSKHFNKKVDKNLIISVDMKMDHSQHGELPEIEWEDNMPKMNEHMTSKDVAWLLIDKETNKKNMDVFWSFKKGQYYKIKIFNDPKSKHPMQHPIHFHGQRFLVLTDNKVKNNNLAWKDTVLVKTGHTVEILLEASNIGKWMSHCHIAEHLSSGMAIGFSVE; encoded by the coding sequence ATGCACGCTAACAAATTTCTCGTATTGCTGTTTGGTCTGCTGACTGAATTTTTTGCCTTTTCACAAATGGAAAATATGCAGCATAATTATAATTTAAACTTAGTTAACAAAGATGAAGTTTTTTCAAATGCTACAGAAGGGCTCCCATTTGTTAGAAATGCACAAGTGATAAAGCTAAAAAATGGTCAAAATTATACATTAATTGCAAAACAAGTTAAACAAAATATAAATGGCAAAATCATTAAACGCTTTGCATATAATGGATCTATTCCTGGGCCAATCATAGAGGTGCAAAAAGGATCTAAAGTCAAAATTAAATTTATCAATCAAACTGAAGTGGATCAAACTTTACACTCGCATGGCTTACGTCTCAATTATTTATTTGATGGTACAGTTGGGTTAGGGCAAAAAGCTCCTGTTCGACCTGGAGAAACTTTTGAGTATGAATTGTATTTCCCAGATACAGGGGTCTTTTTTTACCATCCACATATTAGAGAGGATTATGCGCAAGATATGGGTCTCTATGGAAATTATCTCGTAAATTCTAATAAACAAAATAATGTTATACCTGTAAACAAAATGGTACCTATCAATTTGGATGATATCTTATTAACGGATACTAATAATCCTTATTATAAAGGTTATGCAAATTACGCAGCCATGGGGCGTTTTGGCAATATAATGCTGATAAATGGTGTTGATAATTACAAAGAGAATTTTACTAAGGGTGAGATTATTCGTTTTTTCATAACAAATTCTGCAAATACGCGAACGTTTAATTTCAATATTCCTGGTGCTAAAATGAAGTTGATTGCAGCAGATATGAGTCCTTTTGAAAAGCAAGAATGGATAGAAAGTTTAATCATTGCCCCCTCGGAACGCTATATTGTAGATGTATATTTTAAAGATAAAGGTATCTATAAAATTCTTAATTCCAATTCTGAAACAAAAACACAATTAGGATTAATCGAAGTCTTGGAAGGAAAACTTGATAATTCATTTGTTGAAGATTTTATGGTTTTGCATGCGGATACGACTCACAAAAATGAAATGCAAAAATTATCTAAGCATTTCAATAAAAAAGTTGATAAAAATTTAATTATTTCAGTAGATATGAAAATGGATCATTCACAGCATGGCGAACTTCCTGAAATAGAATGGGAAGATAATATGCCTAAAATGAATGAGCATATGACTTCAAAAGATGTTGCATGGTTATTGATAGATAAAGAAACAAATAAAAAAAATATGGATGTTTTTTGGAGTTTTAAAAAAGGACAATATTATAAAATAAAAATTTTTAATGATCCAAAGTCCAAGCATCCAATGCAACATCCCATCCATTTTCATGGGCAAAGATTTTTAGTTCTTACTGACAATAAAGTGAAAAATAATAATTTAGCTTGGAAAGATACTGTCTTAGTAAAGACAGGTCATACCGTTGAGATTTTATTAGAAGCGTCAAATATTGGTAAGTGGATGTCCCATTGTCATATTGCTGAACATTTAAGTTCTGGTATGGCAATTGGTTTTTCTGTCGAATAA
- a CDS encoding SDR family NAD(P)-dependent oxidoreductase, producing MQNKLFSVKNKKILITGASAGLGKHYAQVLAEAGAHIIACARREELLNDLVQEIKNKKGSIQSLVLDVTDFSDAEKKLTQLYSQLEGIDVLINNAGTTAKVKRPVIDITLEDWDDVMDTNLKSMWHISNITAKYMQKFSIKGSIINISSTAANRARAGNPIYGISKSAVIALTEKLAGEYAHYNIRVNSIAPGFFETDINKSFVQSEGGKEFLARTIPLGRKGEYEELEGAIFLFSSNASSYITGECLFVDGGYIINSLI from the coding sequence ATGCAGAATAAACTTTTTTCAGTGAAAAATAAAAAAATACTTATTACAGGTGCATCAGCAGGTCTTGGCAAACATTATGCTCAAGTCTTGGCAGAAGCTGGAGCGCATATTATTGCTTGTGCCCGGAGAGAAGAATTGTTAAATGACCTTGTCCAAGAAATTAAAAATAAAAAAGGAAGTATCCAATCGCTTGTTTTGGATGTGACAGATTTTAGCGATGCAGAAAAAAAATTAACTCAGCTTTATTCGCAATTAGAAGGAATAGATGTCCTTATAAACAATGCAGGAACAACAGCTAAAGTAAAGCGCCCCGTTATCGACATCACGCTTGAAGACTGGGATGATGTTATGGATACTAATCTAAAATCGATGTGGCATATTTCTAACATCACAGCAAAATATATGCAGAAATTCTCAATCAAAGGAAGTATTATAAATATTTCATCTACAGCGGCAAATCGAGCACGTGCAGGCAATCCTATTTATGGAATCTCAAAATCAGCAGTTATTGCTTTGACTGAAAAACTTGCTGGTGAATATGCGCATTATAACATCCGGGTGAACTCAATAGCACCTGGTTTTTTTGAAACAGATATAAATAAGAGTTTTGTTCAATCAGAGGGGGGGAAAGAATTTCTTGCAAGAACAATTCCCCTTGGCCGTAAGGGTGAATACGAGGAACTCGAAGGAGCGATCTTTTTATTTTCTTCAAATGCTTCAAGTTACATCACAGGTGAATGTTTATTTGTGGATGGCGGGTACATAATTAATTCCCTTATATAG